CTGGTGGGGGCGGCCCTGGCGGTGTCCGGCGCCCTGTTGCAGGGGTTGTTCCGCAACCCGCTGGCGGACCCCGGACTGATCGGCATTTCCAGCGGGGCGGCGCTGGGCGCGGTCAGCGTGATCGTGCTGGGCGAGCGCGTCTTTGCGCACTGGGGCATGGCGGTGCCGGGGATGGCCTTGCCGCTGACGGCGTTTGCCTGTGCCTTGCTGACCACGGCGGTGATCTGGCGCATTGGCAGCCGCCAGGGCGAGACCCATGTGGCCATGCTGCTGCTGGCCGGGATTGCCATCAACGCCATCGCCATGGCCGGTGTCGGCGTGATGACGTTTATGGCCGACGACGGCCAGTTGCGCACCCTGACGTTCTGGACCCTGGGCAGCCTGGCTCAGGCCGACTGGCGCGACTTGCGTCTGGTGGCGCCCTGGATCCTGCTGGTATTGCTGGCCATGCCGGTGCTGGCGCGCGCCCTCAACGCGGTGCTGCTGGGCGAATCCGTCGCGCTGCACCTGGGCCACGATGTGGACCGGCTCAAGCGGCGCATTGTCGTGATGTGCGCCTTGGCCGTGGGAGCCGCAGTCTCGGTGTCCGGGCTGATCGGTTTTGTCGGGCTGGTGGCCCCGCATCTGGTGCGGCTCACCCTGGGGGTGGATCACCGCTGGCTATTGCCCGCCTCGGCGTTGCTCGGCGCCGTACTGCTGGTGCTGGCGGATACCGCTGCGCGGCTCATCGTGGCCCCGGCAGAATTCCCCATTGGTCTGATGATGGCCCTGATTGGCGGGCCTTTCTTTCTGGCGCTGCTGATGCGCCGCTTTTCCTGAGAGACAGAGATGAGTGACACGCGAACGGCGGCGCGTCTGGCGGCGCCGATACTGCAGGCCCGTGATGTGGTCCTGGTGCGTGGCGGCCAACGGCTGCTGAACGCGGTCAGCCTGCGTGTGCAGGCCGGCGAGGTGGTCATGTTGCTCGGCCCTAACGGCGCGGGCAAATCGACGCTGCTGCGGGCGCTGGCCGGGGAATGGGCGGTGCAATCCGGCGATATCCGGCTGGGGGGCGAAGCGCTGACCGGCCTGTCGCTGGTGGCGCTGGCACGTCGCCGCGCGGTGATGCCCCAGCAGGTCACGCTGAGCTTTCCGATGCGGGCGGAAGAGGTGGTGGCGCAGGGCCTGCCGGGTCGCGAGGCCGGCGATGCCGGGCACCCGTCCGTGGCTGCGCAGATGGCCTGGTGCGATGTGGGTCATCTGGCCGGGCGTCTGTACAACAGCTTGTCCGGCGGCGAGCAGCAGCGTGTGCAACTGGCGCGTGTGCTGGTGCAGCTGCGTGCCATGCCCGGTGAGCGGTTATTACTGCTGGACGAAGCCACCTCGGCGCTGGACCCGGCGCAACAGTACCGGTTGGTGGCGCAACTGGCGCTCCTGGCGCAACAGGAAAATACCGCGCTGATCATGGCTTGTCATGATCTGTCACTGGCGGCGGCTTATGGCAGCCGGATACTGCTGCTGGCCCATGGCGCGTGTGTTGCCGACGGGCCGCCGGAGAGTGTCTTGACCGAAGAGAATCTGGCGGCGGTATATGGTCTGGATGCGTGCCTGGATACGCGTGGCCCGTTACGGCAGGTGCGCGTGCGCGGTGCCTATCCTTCCTCGCGCGCTTCGGCACAGCCGACGCACAAGGTGACGGTGGGATAAAGCGCCAGCCGTTTTTCCTGAATCACACAACCGCAGTCTTCGCAGTAGCCGTAATCGTTGTTGTCGAGGCGTGTCAGGGCTGCACGAATGGCGCGGATTTCATGCCGTCGCCGGGCCGTGGAGGATACCGACATGGCTTGCTGCTGCAAGGCGTCCATGCGCGACAATCGCCCAACGCTTTGCTGATCCAGTTCAACGGGTTTTCGCGCACTGCTGCTATCGGCGTCAATTTGCTCGAGCATGGCCTGACGTTCCAGCAACAGCTTGCGAAGCGGTTCGAATTTCATGGGCTGGCCTTGGCGTTTTTGCCATTGATCCTGCGCACTATGGCGCGCGCTTTCCTGGCTGTCCATGGTGGCACGACGCCATCATTGTTGCCGGGAAAAATAGACCTTGGCGGCAGCATTGACCTTCGGCGCCAGCAGCAATGATGCGATCATGGTCGGGATGGCCATGACCGCATACATGCCATCAATCAGCCCCAGCACGGTATCCAGTGACACCACGCTGCCAATCAGGATCAGTGCACCGTAAAACCAGATGTAATGATGCTGCACTTGCGCGCCGC
This region of Isoalcanivorax indicus genomic DNA includes:
- a CDS encoding TraR/DksA family transcriptional regulator translates to MKFEPLRKLLLERQAMLEQIDADSSSARKPVELDQQSVGRLSRMDALQQQAMSVSSTARRRHEIRAIRAALTRLDNNDYGYCEDCGCVIQEKRLALYPTVTLCVGCAEAREEG
- a CDS encoding FecCD family ABC transporter permease, producing the protein MVPVTARLSPRPALLGLAVLLVLGALLALRTGPMPLTSAEVWQGLFVQDAEPTVQLVVRELRLPRLLLAMLVGAALAVSGALLQGLFRNPLADPGLIGISSGAALGAVSVIVLGERVFAHWGMAVPGMALPLTAFACALLTTAVIWRIGSRQGETHVAMLLLAGIAINAIAMAGVGVMTFMADDGQLRTLTFWTLGSLAQADWRDLRLVAPWILLVLLAMPVLARALNAVLLGESVALHLGHDVDRLKRRIVVMCALAVGAAVSVSGLIGFVGLVAPHLVRLTLGVDHRWLLPASALLGAVLLVLADTAARLIVAPAEFPIGLMMALIGGPFFLALLMRRFS
- a CDS encoding heme ABC transporter ATP-binding protein; its protein translation is MSDTRTAARLAAPILQARDVVLVRGGQRLLNAVSLRVQAGEVVMLLGPNGAGKSTLLRALAGEWAVQSGDIRLGGEALTGLSLVALARRRAVMPQQVTLSFPMRAEEVVAQGLPGREAGDAGHPSVAAQMAWCDVGHLAGRLYNSLSGGEQQRVQLARVLVQLRAMPGERLLLLDEATSALDPAQQYRLVAQLALLAQQENTALIMACHDLSLAAAYGSRILLLAHGACVADGPPESVLTEENLAAVYGLDACLDTRGPLRQVRVRGAYPSSRASAQPTHKVTVG